Genomic window (Agromyces mariniharenae):
CCGAGCGCGGCCGCGCCCGCGACCTGCGGCGGGGCGACGCGGATGTCACCGTGTGGGACGACGTCTGGGCGCCGAACGAGCGCGACTTCGCGGCTCGGCACCGACCGCGTGAGCGGGCGGACCTGCGCTACGACGCCTCGGCGTGACGGTGCCCCCGGCAGGAATCGAACCTGCGACCGACAGATTAGAAGGCTGCTGCTCTATCCGCTGAGCTACGGGGGCCGGCCACGCCAGCATACCGGGCGGTGCTGGATCACCCCTCGGTGGGCACGAAGGCGTCGTCCTCGCGCGGCCGGGGCGCGGCATCCGGCGTTCGCCTGCGCAGCGCGAGCGCGATGAGCGGGAACAGCAGCACCGAGAGCATGCCGGCGCCGACGAGCGCCGAGGCGGTGCCGCTCGCGAGGTCGCCCGCCTCGACGCCGATGGCCGTCACCGCGACGATGATCGGCAGGCCAGTGGCCCCGAACAGTCCGATGGCAGCTCGGTCGCGCACGCTCGAACCCACGGGCGCCACGATGAGCGATGGCAGCCCGCGCACGACGAGCAGGAGCACGAGGAAGATCGGCACGAGCGCGAGCGTGCGCGGATCGGCGAGCAGCGCGTCGAGATCGAACGTGACGCCCGTGAAGATGAAGAAGATCGGCACGAAGAACCCGTAGCCGAGGGCCTCGACCTTGCTCTCCATCATCTCGATGTCGTGCTTCGGAGCGCCCGACAGCAGCAGGCGGTAGATGACGCCGGCCGTGAACGCCCCGAGGAGCATGTCGAGGTCGAGCGCGAGGCTGAGCGTGACGAGCGCCATGATCACGAGCACCACGAGGCGCACGCCGAACTGGCCGCTCGTGTGCAGGGTGGCCGTGATGACGCGGTGCACCCGGTGCCGCACGTCGCGCGTGGCCAGCCAGATGCCCGCGGCCGCCACGACGGCGAAGCCCACCAGCACGAGGGTCGCCACGAGGGGCGAACGGCCGCTGAGGAAGAGCGAGATGGCCAGCAGCGGGCCGAACTCGCCGATGGCGCCGAGCGCGATCACGGCGACGCCGAACGGCGTGCGCAGGTCGCCCGAATCGCGGAGCACGGGCATGATCGTGCCGAGGGCCGTCGAGGTCAGCGCGATGCCGATGAAGGCCGCCGCCCCGAGGTTGGGCGCGAAGAGCACGGCGATGCCGAAGCCGGCAGCGAGGGAGACGATCCAGCCGATCGCGGCGCGACCGATGGGCCGGCCACGGATGGCGCGGAAGTCGATCTCGCTGCCCGCGAGGAAGAACAGCATCGCGAGCCCGAAGTCCGAGAACGCCTGCGCGAAGGGACCGGGTTGGATCCAGCCGAGCACGGCGGGTCCGAAGAGCAGCCCGAGGACGATCTCGAACACGACGAGCGGGATCGTCACCCAGCGGCCCAGCCCGCGGACGAGGAGCGGCGCGATCACCGCGATCGTCGGGATGAGGACCAGCGTTCCCAGCGAGTAGTCGACTGCCATGTCCGCCCCCAGGTCCCTCGTCGGTCGCCCCTGTCGCGATGCTACTGGCGGTGGCCGTGCTGCGCATCAGGGCGACGGATGCCGCGTGCCGGCCGTATCGCCCCGGAAACACGGCGGTTGTATCGTCGAGGGATGCGCGACGTGCAGGCGAGAATCATCGAAGAACTCAATGTCAGTCCGGTCATCGACCCCGCCGAGCAGGTGCGCGCTCGGATCGACTTCCTGAAGGCCTACCTGCGCACGTCGGGTGCAGCGGGCTTCGTGCTCGGCATCAGCGGCGGACAGGACTCGACCCTCGCCGGAATGCTCTGCCGCAAGGCCGTCGAGGAGCTCGTGGAGGAGGGCGATCCCGCCCGGTTCATCGCCGTCCGCCTGCCCTACGGCGTGCAGCGCGACGAGGCCGACGCGCAGGTCGCGCTCGCGTACATCCGGCCGCAGGAGACGGTCGTGTTCAACATCAAGGAGAGCGTCGACGAGCTCGCCGAGGAGTACGGCGAGGGCGTGGGCACGGCGCTCAGCGACTTCGGCAAGGGCAACGTGAAGGCCCGCATGCGCATGATCGCCCAGTACGCGATCGCCGGCGAGGGTCGCCTGCTCGTCGTGGGCACCGACCACGCCGCTGAGGCGGTCACCGGCTTCTTCACGAAGTACGGCGACGGCGGCGCCGACATCCTGCCGCTCACCGGCCTCACCAAGCGCCAGGGTCGGGCCCTGCTCGAATTCCTCGAGGCACCGGAGGACATCCACCTGAAGGTGCCGACCGCCGACCTGCTCGACCACGATCCGGGTCAGTCCGACGAGGC
Coding sequences:
- a CDS encoding cation:proton antiporter, producing the protein MAVDYSLGTLVLIPTIAVIAPLLVRGLGRWVTIPLVVFEIVLGLLFGPAVLGWIQPGPFAQAFSDFGLAMLFFLAGSEIDFRAIRGRPIGRAAIGWIVSLAAGFGIAVLFAPNLGAAAFIGIALTSTALGTIMPVLRDSGDLRTPFGVAVIALGAIGEFGPLLAISLFLSGRSPLVATLVLVGFAVVAAAGIWLATRDVRHRVHRVITATLHTSGQFGVRLVVLVIMALVTLSLALDLDMLLGAFTAGVIYRLLLSGAPKHDIEMMESKVEALGYGFFVPIFFIFTGVTFDLDALLADPRTLALVPIFLVLLLVVRGLPSLIVAPVGSSVRDRAAIGLFGATGLPIIVAVTAIGVEAGDLASGTASALVGAGMLSVLLFPLIALALRRRTPDAAPRPREDDAFVPTEG
- the nadE gene encoding ammonia-dependent NAD(+) synthetase is translated as MRDVQARIIEELNVSPVIDPAEQVRARIDFLKAYLRTSGAAGFVLGISGGQDSTLAGMLCRKAVEELVEEGDPARFIAVRLPYGVQRDEADAQVALAYIRPQETVVFNIKESVDELAEEYGEGVGTALSDFGKGNVKARMRMIAQYAIAGEGRLLVVGTDHAAEAVTGFFTKYGDGGADILPLTGLTKRQGRALLEFLEAPEDIHLKVPTADLLDHDPGQSDEANLGLKYHDIDAFLEGHDIDPEIAERIEQRFLQTRHKRAVPVSMFDDWWI